The proteins below come from a single Gimesia alba genomic window:
- a CDS encoding amidohydrolase family protein — MYYFRLFGLLLLVSISTFSQKAWAQAERNVGFSVNAYALTGARVVTQPGTVLENATVLIRDGLIEAVGTELKIPADAEIIDCQGMLIYPGFIDAASSSLINKEVKAPQVKGRKVDFGRHALAATRPDNRNYLNPEFHANRAVLEKKNSFLNHQKAGFTSVHLLPQGKIASGQGTLISTSEFPVRESTLIESTMGSFRIYAPRGNVYPTTLMGAMAHLRQSFLDTRHYEQHWGLYQDQSAFIKRPPTDPTYAALLEILHAKKIPVFKADKRDEILRTLDLCQEFQIKPIILGGEEAHLCVDRLKAESGGVIFQLNFPEKPKVEEKKETEKLSAELPDPLRVQQEKLKLWKARIQGVRKLAEGGLPVAVASESLKNQAADLVSQLRIAVKEGVPADLALRLLTADAAKLLGIEQRLGTIEKGKLAHLVVMSAPWEQSESKVRYLFVDGAKFDFEDKTKSDKEKEKKSDSPQAKPQARVDLAGEWGVEIQSAQGKVIGQLHLSQEKEALRGTFSSEKGDGKVTSGKIAKEQFSFTVAIGAGEHSIELQFKGTVAKDEMKPEKISGKLKSAFGTETSWSAIRKAAQPKSAPANPIQLSLEGDDDGLKMPATGALVAQKPDVKQSPQTKQDFHKFNTELESDRVRRFQKTNGNLLLKNGIVITVTGETLKDASILVKQGKIAAIGKDLKVPAGTTEIDLKGLYVMPGIIDTHSHIMITEGINESSQSIVPEVRIRDVVNTADVSEYRALAGGVTAARLFHGSANVIGGQDAVVKLKHGTTAREHILHDAPQGVKFALGENVKYRTSRFPNTRMGVEATLQRAFMEAVDYRRQWQEYEQAQKKHPDQKRLPPRRDLRLEALADIVNHEKFIHSHCYRADEILMLMRVASHLGIRVWSLQHVLEGYKIAPEILAHGASCSTFSDWWAYKIEAFDAVPHNAALLNEAGVNTVIKSDDWELIRHLYLEAAKTVRYGNMSFNDALRTITINPARELGLDQQIGSIEIGKDADFAIFSGHPLNAYSRCEMTIIEGEIYFDRKQQPTAMSDGSESRSAVPSVEIAQRPVKPLALPAGELKEFAITGATLHPVDGDEIAAGTIVVKRQKIKYVGPAKALPKTLPVVDATGLHVYPGMIDTGSTLGLTEIDKVRETHDYSESGDLQPDLRTGVAINPDSELFPVARAGGITSVLVVPRSGLIPGQTSLVQTAGWTAPEMVMELEAGLQINWSTKKERQQELKDFLQQARLYQKLKKQAKENKTTSPVTDPRFEALMPYLDQKKPVFIEANSRKEIAGALLFAEEEKLRIVITGGTDAWKVAQELKARKIPVIVGPVMRRPQENYDPFDAPYANPGHLYDAGVAFCIRSNSAWNSRNTPFEAAMAVAYGLPEPAALRAVTLSAAEILGVEKQLGSLTEGKLANLIISDGSPLQHTSHIKAVCVGGKLLPPVSKQTRLYERYRGRLQQMQKSSNGKSPGSLPLETKKTEPAKKPANTK, encoded by the coding sequence ATGTACTATTTCCGTCTCTTCGGTTTGTTACTTCTGGTTAGCATTTCGACTTTTTCACAAAAGGCCTGGGCACAAGCCGAGCGAAATGTGGGCTTTTCGGTCAACGCGTATGCATTGACGGGAGCCAGGGTTGTGACTCAGCCGGGAACGGTTCTGGAGAATGCGACGGTTTTGATTCGAGACGGTTTGATTGAAGCGGTTGGCACGGAGCTGAAAATTCCCGCCGACGCAGAAATTATTGATTGCCAGGGGATGCTGATTTATCCCGGTTTCATTGATGCCGCTTCGAGCTCTCTGATTAATAAAGAGGTGAAGGCACCCCAAGTCAAAGGCAGAAAGGTCGACTTCGGTCGGCATGCGCTGGCGGCAACGCGACCCGATAATCGTAATTATCTCAACCCGGAGTTTCATGCGAATCGGGCAGTGCTGGAAAAGAAGAACAGTTTTTTAAATCACCAGAAGGCTGGCTTTACTTCAGTGCATCTGCTGCCACAGGGGAAAATTGCCAGTGGTCAGGGAACGCTGATCTCGACCAGCGAATTTCCTGTCAGGGAATCGACATTGATCGAATCCACAATGGGCTCGTTCCGAATCTATGCACCTCGAGGTAACGTCTATCCGACGACTCTGATGGGGGCCATGGCGCATCTCAGACAATCGTTTTTGGACACACGGCACTACGAGCAACATTGGGGCTTGTATCAGGATCAGTCTGCGTTTATTAAGCGTCCGCCGACCGATCCGACCTATGCCGCGTTACTGGAAATTCTGCATGCCAAGAAAATTCCTGTGTTTAAAGCAGACAAACGCGACGAAATTTTACGAACGCTTGATCTTTGTCAGGAATTTCAAATCAAGCCTATCATTCTCGGGGGCGAGGAAGCGCATCTGTGTGTGGATCGATTGAAGGCCGAATCGGGCGGCGTGATCTTCCAATTGAATTTCCCCGAAAAGCCGAAGGTGGAAGAGAAAAAGGAAACCGAAAAACTTTCGGCTGAATTACCGGACCCGCTGCGCGTGCAACAGGAAAAACTCAAACTCTGGAAAGCACGCATTCAAGGTGTGAGAAAGTTGGCTGAAGGTGGTTTGCCCGTCGCTGTTGCTTCCGAGTCTTTAAAAAATCAAGCGGCAGATCTGGTCTCTCAATTACGGATTGCGGTGAAAGAAGGAGTCCCGGCAGATCTAGCACTGCGTCTGTTGACGGCGGATGCGGCCAAGCTGTTAGGGATAGAGCAACGGCTCGGAACGATTGAAAAAGGGAAACTGGCGCATCTTGTTGTGATGTCGGCTCCCTGGGAACAGAGTGAGTCCAAGGTGCGTTATCTGTTTGTGGACGGTGCCAAGTTTGATTTTGAGGACAAAACGAAATCAGACAAAGAGAAAGAGAAGAAATCGGACTCCCCCCAGGCAAAGCCGCAGGCACGCGTAGATTTAGCCGGAGAATGGGGAGTCGAAATTCAATCGGCACAGGGGAAAGTGATTGGCCAGCTGCATCTCTCTCAGGAGAAAGAAGCCTTACGGGGAACGTTTTCCAGTGAAAAAGGGGATGGAAAAGTCACCTCGGGAAAAATCGCGAAAGAACAATTTTCTTTCACGGTGGCCATCGGTGCGGGCGAACATTCGATTGAACTGCAGTTTAAAGGAACCGTTGCAAAAGATGAGATGAAACCCGAGAAGATTTCGGGGAAATTGAAATCGGCCTTTGGTACGGAAACGAGTTGGTCGGCGATTCGTAAAGCAGCGCAGCCCAAGTCAGCGCCCGCCAATCCGATTCAGCTTTCCCTCGAAGGAGACGATGACGGATTGAAGATGCCGGCCACTGGGGCGCTGGTTGCGCAAAAACCGGATGTGAAACAAAGTCCCCAGACCAAACAGGATTTTCACAAATTCAATACCGAGCTGGAATCCGATCGGGTCAGACGATTTCAAAAAACGAATGGGAATCTACTGCTTAAAAACGGGATCGTGATTACGGTGACCGGAGAAACGCTGAAGGATGCTTCCATTCTGGTAAAACAGGGAAAGATTGCCGCGATCGGAAAAGATTTAAAAGTTCCCGCTGGTACAACTGAGATAGATCTCAAAGGTCTGTATGTGATGCCCGGCATTATTGATACGCACAGCCATATCATGATTACAGAGGGGATTAATGAATCGTCACAGTCGATTGTGCCTGAGGTGCGGATCAGGGATGTCGTGAATACGGCTGATGTGTCTGAATACCGGGCGCTGGCCGGCGGTGTGACCGCTGCCCGATTGTTTCATGGTTCTGCAAACGTGATCGGCGGTCAGGATGCGGTCGTCAAATTAAAACATGGTACCACAGCCCGCGAGCACATTCTGCATGACGCGCCTCAGGGCGTGAAGTTTGCGCTGGGGGAAAATGTGAAGTATCGTACCTCACGCTTCCCGAATACCAGGATGGGCGTCGAAGCCACGTTGCAGCGGGCGTTTATGGAAGCCGTGGATTACCGCCGTCAGTGGCAGGAGTATGAACAGGCACAAAAAAAACATCCCGACCAGAAGCGGCTGCCTCCTCGACGCGACCTGCGTCTGGAAGCACTGGCGGATATTGTCAATCATGAAAAATTCATTCACTCGCATTGCTATCGGGCGGATGAAATTCTGATGCTGATGCGAGTGGCCTCGCACCTGGGGATTCGCGTCTGGTCGCTGCAGCATGTGCTGGAAGGCTACAAGATTGCTCCGGAAATTCTGGCGCATGGTGCGAGTTGCAGTACGTTTTCTGACTGGTGGGCCTACAAAATCGAGGCCTTCGATGCGGTGCCTCATAATGCGGCTCTGTTAAATGAAGCCGGTGTGAATACGGTGATTAAAAGTGACGACTGGGAATTGATTCGTCATTTGTATCTCGAAGCGGCTAAAACAGTCCGGTATGGAAATATGTCGTTCAATGACGCGCTGCGGACAATTACGATCAATCCCGCGCGAGAATTAGGATTGGATCAGCAGATTGGCTCGATTGAAATTGGAAAGGACGCCGACTTTGCCATTTTCAGCGGGCATCCTTTAAATGCCTATTCCCGTTGTGAAATGACGATCATTGAAGGCGAAATTTATTTCGATCGCAAGCAACAACCCACGGCGATGTCTGACGGTTCAGAGTCTCGTTCTGCCGTTCCTTCTGTTGAGATTGCACAACGCCCCGTCAAGCCGCTTGCCTTGCCGGCCGGCGAATTGAAAGAGTTTGCGATTACCGGGGCGACATTGCATCCGGTCGACGGTGATGAGATTGCCGCGGGGACGATTGTGGTCAAGAGGCAAAAGATCAAGTATGTTGGTCCCGCGAAAGCACTCCCCAAGACCCTGCCTGTTGTTGACGCAACAGGACTGCACGTTTACCCGGGCATGATTGATACCGGATCGACTCTCGGACTGACGGAAATTGATAAAGTCCGTGAAACACACGATTATTCAGAAAGCGGCGATCTGCAACCCGATTTGCGGACCGGCGTGGCCATCAATCCGGATTCTGAACTCTTTCCGGTCGCACGAGCCGGTGGCATTACCAGTGTGCTGGTTGTTCCACGATCTGGTTTAATTCCTGGTCAGACGTCGCTGGTGCAGACTGCCGGCTGGACCGCGCCTGAGATGGTGATGGAACTGGAAGCAGGACTGCAAATTAACTGGAGCACGAAAAAAGAACGTCAGCAGGAATTGAAAGATTTCCTGCAGCAGGCGCGCCTGTATCAAAAACTGAAGAAGCAGGCAAAAGAAAATAAAACAACCAGCCCGGTGACGGACCCGCGTTTTGAAGCATTGATGCCTTACCTGGATCAGAAGAAACCTGTGTTTATTGAAGCAAACTCGCGCAAGGAAATCGCCGGTGCCCTGCTCTTTGCAGAAGAAGAAAAATTACGGATCGTGATTACCGGTGGGACGGATGCCTGGAAGGTGGCGCAAGAATTGAAGGCCCGAAAAATTCCTGTGATTGTTGGGCCTGTGATGCGACGTCCCCAGGAAAATTACGATCCCTTTGATGCGCCCTATGCTAACCCGGGGCATCTCTATGATGCGGGAGTCGCATTCTGTATTCGTTCCAACAGCGCCTGGAACTCACGGAACACACCTTTTGAAGCAGCTATGGCGGTTGCCTATGGTTTACCAGAGCCTGCAGCGCTAAGAGCAGTGACCCTCTCTGCAGCTGAAATTCTGGGAGTCGAAAAACAACTTGGTTCACTCACTGAAGGCAAGTTGGCGAATTTGATTATTTCAGATGGATCGCCTCTGCAGCACACGTCTCACATTAAAGCCGTTTGCGTCGGCGGGAAACTGTTACCGCCCGTCAGTAAACAGACACGCCTGTATGAGCGTTATCGAGGCCGACTGCAGCAGATGCAAAAGTCGTCAAATGGGAAATCGCCGGGATCGTTGCCTCTGGAGACGAAGAAAACAGAACCCGCGAAGAAACCGGCTAACACGAAATAA